Proteins encoded within one genomic window of Argiope bruennichi chromosome 7, qqArgBrue1.1, whole genome shotgun sequence:
- the LOC129976221 gene encoding uncharacterized protein LOC129976221: MALGRNVPKFHVIFLIIVCSFLGNVVASRYRKIYQKPINAGSWKTLTGGLHDSSVLLIGWSAAFISGCFAIMAAREEISNIVAFPLISIGGVIFYFGCAATMNFIFTKK, translated from the exons ATGGCGTTGGGAAGAAATGTTCCGAAATTCCACGTGATCTTTCTGATTATCGTCTGCAGCTTCTTGGGAAATGTTGTCGCCAGTCGATATCGA AAGATATATCAGAAACCCATTAATGCAGGTAGTTGGAAAACTCTGACAGGAGGTTTACATGATTCAAGCGTTCTTTTGATCGGGTGGAGCGCAGCATTTATTTCTGGTTGTTTCGCCATCATGGCTGCGAGAGAAGAAATTTCAAACATAGTAGCTTTTCCTTTGATTTCTATTGGAGgtgtcattttttatttcggCTGTGCTGCAACTATGAAC tttatttttacCAAGAAATAA